One window of Ziziphus jujuba cultivar Dongzao chromosome 5, ASM3175591v1 genomic DNA carries:
- the LOC107422492 gene encoding ornithine decarboxylase: MASEPLLVSPKSLKTILGEPRLRSSKRNTAILKDGLTTIIHSTILKNQESNEPFYVLDLGAVISLMDKWIRTLPTVRPFYAVKCNPQPAFLDTMAALGSGFDCASRVEIESVLALGVSPDRIIFANPCKSESHIKYAASVGVNLTTFDSKDEIEKIRKWHPKCALLIRIKAPDDGGARCPLGPKYGALPEEVTPLLQAAQAAQLSVTGVSFHVGSGATNSLVYKGAVEAAKLVFKKATQLGMPRMNVLNIGGGFTSGQQFEQAAPAVKAAIQTYFSDEPGLSVLAEPGRYFAESAFTLAANIIGKRVRGELREYWINDGIYGSMNCILYDHAVMKCEALACASNGSNPTCKGAKRYSSTVFGPTCDALDTVLTGYLLPELEVNDWLVFPNMGAYTAAAGSNFNGFNTASILTYLAY, from the coding sequence ATGGCCAGTGAACCACTCCTAGTTTCACCAAAAAGCCTCAAGACTATTTTAGGAGAACCAAGGTTAAGATCAAGCAAGAGGAATACAGCCATTCTAAAAGATGGCTTAACCACCATCATTCACTCCACCATTCTTAAAAACCAAGAATCCAACGAACCCTTTTATGTGCTCGATTTGGGCGCTGTCATCAGCCTCATGGACAAGTGGATTCGGACCCTACCTACCGTTCGACCTTTCTACGCTGTCAAGTGCAATCCCCAGCCGGCTTTCCTAGATACCATGGCAGCGCTTGGCTCGGGCTTTGACTGCGCGAGTCGGGTTGAGATCGAATCCGTTTTGGCCCTTGGAGTTTCTCCGGACCGTATCATTTTTGCGAATCCTTGTAAATCAGAATCTCATATTAAGTACGCCGCCAGCGTTGGTGTTAACCTAACAACTTTCGATTCCAAGGACGAAATCGAAAAGATACGAAAGTGGCACCCCAAATGTGCTCTTTTGATCCGAATCAAAGCTCCGGATGACGGTGGAGCCAGGTGCCCGTTGGGTCCCAAGTACGGGGCTCTCCCTGAGGAAGTCACACCTCTTCTACAAGCAGCTCAGGCTGCTCAGCTCTCTGTAACCGGCGTCTCATTCCATGTGGGAAGTGGAGCCACAAATTCGCTTGTATACAAAGGAGCCGTAGAGGCCGCCAAGCTCGTATTCAAAAAGGCGACTCAGCTTGGCATGCCTAGAATGAATGTGTTGAACATCGGCGGCGGCTTTACTTCTGGCCAACAATTTGAACAAGCGGCTCCAGCGGTAAAAGCAGCTATTCAGACTTACTTCTCGGATGAACCCGGGTTGAGCGTCCTTGCGGAGCCAGGCCGATATTTCGCGGAGTCGGCTTTCACATTAGCCGCCAACATTATAGGGAAGCGCGTTAGAGGGGAGCTTAGAGAGTATTGGATCAACGACGGGATTTACGGGTCCATGAACTGTATACTCTACGATCATGCAGTCATGAAATGCGAGGCCCTCGCATGCGCGTCCAACGGTTCGAACCCCACGTGCAAAGGAGCCAAAAGGTACAGTTCAACGGTGTTCGGGCCCACGTGCGATGCGCTTGATACTGTTTTGACCGGCTACCTGCTACCTGAACTGGAGGTCAACGATTGGCTTGTGTTCCCCAACATGGGTGCCTATACAGCGGCTGCTGGTTCCAATTTTAATGGGTTCAATACAGCTTCCATTTTGACGTACCTCGCCTACTAA
- the LOC107422601 gene encoding uncharacterized protein LOC107422601, translated as METLSSSATVLSSSASSLSLFSPKRTDSQRFLRFPSSSKKDGNNSDLQSDSNETSIVPIFNERTLSKDEAMGLALSAASVRGGWTTGSGMEGPSIPAGTEDGSGTERISTFPWSLFTKSPRRRMRVAFTCNICGQRTTRAINPHAYTDGTVFVQCCGCNVFHKLVDNLNLFHEMKCYVNPSFNYKVPQWDVGLKYLDINDDSDDVFPI; from the exons ATGGAGACCTTAAGCTCCTCCGCAACCGTCTTGTCatcttctgcttcttctctGTCCCTCTTTTCTCCGAAGAGAACCGACTCACAGCGATTCCTCCGATTCCCATCGTCTTCCAAGA AGGACGGAAACAACTCGGATCTCCAATCCGACTCGAATGAAACAAGCATCGTTCCCATCTTCAACGAACGAACTCTCTCCAAG GATGAGGCGATGGGGCTGGCTCTGAGTGCGGCGTCGGTGAGAGGAGGGTGGACAACCGGGTCTGGCATGGAAGGTCCGTCGATCCCAGCAGGAACCGAGGACGGATCAGGCACCGAGAGGATCTCAACCTTCCCGTGGTCCCTCTTCACAAAATCGCCACGTAGGCGGATGCGCGTTGCTTTCACTTGCAACATTTGCGGTCAGAGAACCACCCGTGCTATCAATCCCCATGCCTATACCGATGGCACAGTTTTCGTCCAG TGTTGTGGGTGTAATGTATTTCATAAGCTGGTGGATAATCTGAATCTATTCCATGAGATGAAGTGCTATGTAAACCCAAGCTTCAATTACAAAGTTCCGCAATGGGATGTTGGCCTGAAATACCTTGATATCAATGACGATAGCGATGACGTTTTCCCCATATAA